The nucleotide window GATCACGGGATCGGTAGCGGTGAGCGCGCGCGCTTCTTTTTCGTTCTCGACCTTGACGATGCCAAGACCCCACGAGCCGCTCGGATCGATCACGGGACCAAATGCGATCGCGACGCCCCGGTCCAACATCGCCTTCCAGTATGTGCCGTGGACGCCCATGAGTTGCGCCTCGTCGGCGGTCATGTCTCCCGGGCCGAACGTGGGCCGCGGTCCGATAAGTTTCAAAAGGTAGAATGCCATGGCAACGGGGTTGATTGTCGCAAAACGCGACTCCTCGAAGACCGAGGG belongs to Candidatus Eremiobacteraceae bacterium and includes:
- a CDS encoding YciI family protein, giving the protein MAFYLLKLIGPRPTFGPGDMTADEAQLMGVHGTYWKAMLDRGVAIAFGPVIDPSGSWGLGIVKVENEKEARALTATDPVILANRGFRYEFFPMLTVVSRE